A stretch of the Apteryx mantelli isolate bAptMan1 chromosome 3, bAptMan1.hap1, whole genome shotgun sequence genome encodes the following:
- the POLR3F gene encoding DNA-directed RNA polymerase III subunit RPC6 isoform X3, producing MAEVKVKPEVPDPVDIENRIIELCHQFPHGITDQVIQNDMPHMEAQQRAMAINRLLSMGQLDLLRSNAGLLYRIKESQNASKMKGSDNQEKLVYQIIEDAGNKGIWSRDIRYKSNLPLTEINKILKNLESKKLIKAVKSVAASKKKVYMLYNLQPDRSVTGGAWYSDQDFESEFVEVLNQQCFKFLQSKVELSMEDIETILNTLIYDGKVEMTIIAAKEGTVGSVDGQMKLYRAVSPLIQPTGLVRTPCGLCPVFDDCHEGGEISPSNCIYMTEWLEF from the exons atggcggaGGTGAAGGTGAAGCCGGAGGTTCCCGACCCCGTGGACATAGAGAACAG GATCATTGAACTGTGCCATCAGTTCCCTCACGGCATCACAGACCAGGTGATCCAAAATGACATGCCTCACATGGAAGCCCAGCAGCGAGCCATGGCGATCAACAGGCTGCTCTCAATG GGGCAACTGGACCTTCTCAGGAGCAATGCAGGTCTCCTATATAGAATCAAAGAGTCTCAAAATGCAAG TAAAATGAAAGGCTCTGACAATCAAGAGAAGCTGGTTTACCAAATTATAGAAGATGCAGGCAACAAAG GTATTTGGAGCAGGGACATTAGATACAAAAGTAATCTGCCTTTAACAGAGATCAACAAGATACTGAAAAACTTGGAAAGTAAGAAACTAATTAAAGCAGTTAAATCTGTAGCG GCATCAAAGAAGAAGGTGTATATGCTTTATAACCTACAGCCTGACCGGTCAGTGACTGGGGGGGCTTGGTACAGTGACCAAGACTTTGAGTCTGAATTTGTCGAGGTGTTAAATCAACAGTGCTTTAAATTTCTACAGAGTAAG GTAGAGTTGTCAATGGAAGACATTGAAACCATTTTAAATACGCTAATATACGATGGAAAAGTGGAAATGACTATTATTGCTGCAAAGGAAGGCACAGTAGGCAGTGTGGATGGACAGATGAAGTTGTACAGAGCTGTTAGTCCTCTCATACAACCCACTGGATTAGTCAGGACACCCTGTGGACTCTGCCCT gtTTTTGATGATTGCCATGAAGGTGGTGAGATTTCTCCATCAAACTGTATTTATATGACAGAGTGGCTGGAgttttaa
- the POLR3F gene encoding DNA-directed RNA polymerase III subunit RPC6 isoform X2 has protein sequence MAEVKVKPEVPDPVDIENRIIELCHQFPHGITDQVIQNDMPHMEAQQRAMAINRLLSMGQLDLLRSNAGLLYRIKESQNASKMKGSDNQEKLVYQIIEDAGNKGIWSRDIRYKSNLPLTEINKILKNLESKKLIKAVKSVAASKKKVYMLYNLQPDRSVTGGAWYSDQDFESEFVEVLNQQCFKFLQSKAEAARESKQNPMIQRNSSFASSHEVELSMEDIETILNTLIYDGKVEMTIIAAKEGTVGSVDGQMKLYRAVSPLIQPTGLVRTPCGLCPVFDDCHEGGEISPSNCIYMTEWLEF, from the exons atggcggaGGTGAAGGTGAAGCCGGAGGTTCCCGACCCCGTGGACATAGAGAACAG GATCATTGAACTGTGCCATCAGTTCCCTCACGGCATCACAGACCAGGTGATCCAAAATGACATGCCTCACATGGAAGCCCAGCAGCGAGCCATGGCGATCAACAGGCTGCTCTCAATG GGGCAACTGGACCTTCTCAGGAGCAATGCAGGTCTCCTATATAGAATCAAAGAGTCTCAAAATGCAAG TAAAATGAAAGGCTCTGACAATCAAGAGAAGCTGGTTTACCAAATTATAGAAGATGCAGGCAACAAAG GTATTTGGAGCAGGGACATTAGATACAAAAGTAATCTGCCTTTAACAGAGATCAACAAGATACTGAAAAACTTGGAAAGTAAGAAACTAATTAAAGCAGTTAAATCTGTAGCG GCATCAAAGAAGAAGGTGTATATGCTTTATAACCTACAGCCTGACCGGTCAGTGACTGGGGGGGCTTGGTACAGTGACCAAGACTTTGAGTCTGAATTTGTCGAGGTGTTAAATCAACAGTGCTTTAAATTTCTACAGAGTAAG gcagaagcagctcGAGAGAGCAAACAGAACCCCATGATACAGAGGAACAGCTCGTTTGCCTCTTCCCATGAG GTAGAGTTGTCAATGGAAGACATTGAAACCATTTTAAATACGCTAATATACGATGGAAAAGTGGAAATGACTATTATTGCTGCAAAGGAAGGCACAGTAGGCAGTGTGGATGGACAGATGAAGTTGTACAGAGCTGTTAGTCCTCTCATACAACCCACTGGATTAGTCAGGACACCCTGTGGACTCTGCCCT gtTTTTGATGATTGCCATGAAGGTGGTGAGATTTCTCCATCAAACTGTATTTATATGACAGAGTGGCTGGAgttttaa
- the DZANK1 gene encoding double zinc ribbon and ankyrin repeat-containing protein 1 isoform X4, translating into MMGSHRPETGHFASGLVPQVIPLRIPLPGKAKHEIDTNTLVEIKSDTPEVTIYYTLDGSKPELTRKPGYGEHNTFKYKGPIMLPVGKIMVKALAVTKDCRESAIVTKMFLVEYKPPNILFSGEENDKNFLKDLSLQESENGVFTTKPKKNGVNVEIKPAWSEAPQDFQELETESKTAHRSLKGSQLLTSHLETTGYREESVSAPPTESLQFASSSAVTSRKSLASARTARIQKETDFLKCAHCSVPRPSDPLAHFCQECGSPIPPVPVRRFPAPEGAQMAPCLECRCLVPMNTPTCIICEAPIAPQLQPQTTICLKGKVICRACGTGNPLHHKRCVTCESKLPEAQTPTFRGDTPQPFPSQQGKTIACSKCSRVNHCDTRFCDWCGAKFGAPPCYFTCFKCGTTNQPYARFCGSCGVYMEPQARAKGFQAEAAWQPLPISLSKSRVDLNQRKDKGTQTIGLFYPSSKLLKKKELEMVLQKEKLEKMSDHKPLLTAISPGRGYWRKQLDHVCAHLRSYAQNNLEFRALIGEPRMGKITSATVHEDDCEVTITLNYTLAINKDTLASKPVKFSNHYLSTVTEGRDGQDGSQQVKRIIIFHIQEAK; encoded by the exons ATGATGGGCTCCCACCGGCCTGAAACGGGGCACTTTGCTTCTGGTCTAG TTCCTCAGGTCATACCTCTTCGAATCCCTCTTCCAGGGAAGGCTAAACACGAAATAGACACAAATACTCTTGTAGAAATAAAGTCAG ATACCCCTGAGGTCACTATTTATTACACTTTAGATGGAAGTAAGCCAGAACTCACTAGGAAACCTGGCTATGGAGAGCATAATACTTTTAAGTATAAGGGACCTATCATGTTACCGGTTGGGAAAATAATGGTCAAGGCACTGGCAGTCACAAA GGACTGCAGAGAAAGTGCCATCGTAACAAAGATGTTTCTGGTAGAATACAAACCACCAAACATCCTCTTCTCTGGTGAAGAGAATGACAAGAATTTCCTAAAGGATCTCTCCCTACAG GAGAGTGAAAATGGAGTGTTTACTACAAAACCAAAGAAGAATGGAGTGAATGTGGAAATCAAGCCTGCCTGGAGTGAAGCACCCCAAGATTTTCAAG AGTTGGAGACAGAAAGCAAAACTGCTCACAGGTCCCTGAAAGGATCGCAGCTCCTGACCAGTCATTTGGAAACAACAGGATACAGAGAGGAATCCGTCTCAGCACCACCCACGGAGTCATTACAG TTCGCTAGTTCTTCTGCAGTGACTAGCCGGAAGAGCTTAGCAAGCGCACGGACAGCAAGAATCCAGAAGGAAACAGATTTCCTCAa ATGTGCACACTGTTCTGTACCTCGCCCGTCCGACCCCTTGGCTCACTTCTGTCAGGAATGTGGATCTCCTATCCCACCTGTGCCAGTACGTCGCTTCCCAGCCCCTGAAGGAGCACAG ATGGCACCATGTCTGGAATGCAGATGTCTGGTGCCAATGAATACACCCACCTGCATTATATGTGAAGCACCGATagctccacagctgcagccccaAACCACCATCTGCCTAAAG GGCAAAGTAATTTGTCGGGCATGTGGCACTGGAAATCCTCTTCACCATAAACGCTGTGTGACCTGTGAAAGCAAACTGCCTGAAGCACAGACG ccCACGTTTAGAGGAGACACCCCCCAACCTTTCCCCAGCCAGCAAGGGAAGACAATTGCCTGCTCAAAATGCAGTCGTGTTAACCATTGTGATACCAGGTTCTGTGACTGGTGTGGAGCCAAG TTTGGCGCTCCTCCGTGCTACTTTACTTGCTTCAAGTGTGGTACAACCAACCAACCGTACGCTCGATTCTGTGGGTCCTGTGGTGTTTATATGGAGCCCCAGGCAAGG GCTAAAGGATTCCAAGCTGAAGCTGCCTGGCAGCCTCTTCCTATTTCCTTGTCCAAATCAAGAGTAGATCTAAATCAAAGAAAAGATAAAGGAACCCAAACCATTGGACTTTTTTACCCATCTAGCAAACTGTTGAAGAAGAAGGAACTTGAGATggttttacaaaaagaaaagctggaaaagatGAGTGATCATAAGCCTCTCCTAACAGCCATCAGTCCTGGAAGGG GTTACTGGAGAAAACAGCTGGATCATGTCTGCGCTCACCTTAGAAGCTATGCACAGAACAACCTTGAATTCAGAGCACTGATTGGAGAACCTCGAATGGGAAAG ATTACTTCTGCTACAGTTCATGAGGATGACTGTGAAGTCACTATTACATTAAATTACACTCTTGCTATTAACAAG GATACTCTTGCCAGTAAACCAGTGAAGTTCAGCAATCATTACCTGAGCACTGTAACAGAAGGCAGAGATGGACAGGATGGCAGTCAG CAGGTGAAGAGGATCATAATCTTTCACATTCAAGaggcaaaataa
- the POLR3F gene encoding DNA-directed RNA polymerase III subunit RPC6 isoform X1, with protein sequence MAEVKVKPEVPDPVDIENRIIELCHQFPHGITDQVIQNDMPHMEAQQRAMAINRLLSMGQLDLLRSNAGLLYRIKESQNASKMKGSDNQEKLVYQIIEDAGNKGIWSRDIRYKSNLPLTEINKILKNLESKKLIKAVKSVAASKKKVYMLYNLQPDRSVTGGAWYSDQDFESEFVEVLNQQCFKFLQSKAEAARESKQNPMIQRNSSFASSHEVWKYICELGISKVELSMEDIETILNTLIYDGKVEMTIIAAKEGTVGSVDGQMKLYRAVSPLIQPTGLVRTPCGLCPVFDDCHEGGEISPSNCIYMTEWLEF encoded by the exons atggcggaGGTGAAGGTGAAGCCGGAGGTTCCCGACCCCGTGGACATAGAGAACAG GATCATTGAACTGTGCCATCAGTTCCCTCACGGCATCACAGACCAGGTGATCCAAAATGACATGCCTCACATGGAAGCCCAGCAGCGAGCCATGGCGATCAACAGGCTGCTCTCAATG GGGCAACTGGACCTTCTCAGGAGCAATGCAGGTCTCCTATATAGAATCAAAGAGTCTCAAAATGCAAG TAAAATGAAAGGCTCTGACAATCAAGAGAAGCTGGTTTACCAAATTATAGAAGATGCAGGCAACAAAG GTATTTGGAGCAGGGACATTAGATACAAAAGTAATCTGCCTTTAACAGAGATCAACAAGATACTGAAAAACTTGGAAAGTAAGAAACTAATTAAAGCAGTTAAATCTGTAGCG GCATCAAAGAAGAAGGTGTATATGCTTTATAACCTACAGCCTGACCGGTCAGTGACTGGGGGGGCTTGGTACAGTGACCAAGACTTTGAGTCTGAATTTGTCGAGGTGTTAAATCAACAGTGCTTTAAATTTCTACAGAGTAAG gcagaagcagctcGAGAGAGCAAACAGAACCCCATGATACAGAGGAACAGCTCGTTTGCCTCTTCCCATGAGGTGTGGAAATACATCTGTGAATTGGGTATCAGTAAG GTAGAGTTGTCAATGGAAGACATTGAAACCATTTTAAATACGCTAATATACGATGGAAAAGTGGAAATGACTATTATTGCTGCAAAGGAAGGCACAGTAGGCAGTGTGGATGGACAGATGAAGTTGTACAGAGCTGTTAGTCCTCTCATACAACCCACTGGATTAGTCAGGACACCCTGTGGACTCTGCCCT gtTTTTGATGATTGCCATGAAGGTGGTGAGATTTCTCCATCAAACTGTATTTATATGACAGAGTGGCTGGAgttttaa
- the DZANK1 gene encoding double zinc ribbon and ankyrin repeat-containing protein 1 isoform X3, with translation MMGSHRPETGHFASGLVPQVIPLRIPLPGKAKHEIDTNTLVEIKSDTPEVTIYYTLDGSKPELTRKPGYGEHNTFKYKGPIMLPVGKIMVKALAVTKDCRESAIVTKMFLVEYKPPNILFSGEENDKNFLKDLSLQESENGVFTTKPKKNGVNVEIKPAWSEAPQDFQELETESKTAHRSLKGSQLLTSHLETTGYREESVSAPPTESLQFASSSAVTSRKSLASARTARIQKETDFLKCAHCSVPRPSDPLAHFCQECGSPIPPVPVRRFPAPEGAQMAPCLECRCLVPMNTPTCIICEAPIAPQLQPQTTICLKGKVICRACGTGNPLHHKRCVTCESKLPEAQTPTFRGDTPQPFPSQQGKTIACSKCSRVNHCDTRFCDWCGAKFGAPPCYFTCFKCGTTNQPYARFCGSCGVYMEPQARAKGFQAEAAWQPLPISLSKSRVDLNQRKDKGTQTIGLFYPSSKLLKKKELEMVLQKEKLEKMSDHKPLLTAISPGRGYWRKQLDHVCAHLRSYAQNNLEFRALIGEPRMGKITSATVHEDDCEVTITLNYTLAINKDTLASKPVKFSNHYLSTVTEGRDGQDGSQASFAGEEDHNLSHSRGKIKQTESRKLTEKEDKLPVCIFLQYRRT, from the exons ATGATGGGCTCCCACCGGCCTGAAACGGGGCACTTTGCTTCTGGTCTAG TTCCTCAGGTCATACCTCTTCGAATCCCTCTTCCAGGGAAGGCTAAACACGAAATAGACACAAATACTCTTGTAGAAATAAAGTCAG ATACCCCTGAGGTCACTATTTATTACACTTTAGATGGAAGTAAGCCAGAACTCACTAGGAAACCTGGCTATGGAGAGCATAATACTTTTAAGTATAAGGGACCTATCATGTTACCGGTTGGGAAAATAATGGTCAAGGCACTGGCAGTCACAAA GGACTGCAGAGAAAGTGCCATCGTAACAAAGATGTTTCTGGTAGAATACAAACCACCAAACATCCTCTTCTCTGGTGAAGAGAATGACAAGAATTTCCTAAAGGATCTCTCCCTACAG GAGAGTGAAAATGGAGTGTTTACTACAAAACCAAAGAAGAATGGAGTGAATGTGGAAATCAAGCCTGCCTGGAGTGAAGCACCCCAAGATTTTCAAG AGTTGGAGACAGAAAGCAAAACTGCTCACAGGTCCCTGAAAGGATCGCAGCTCCTGACCAGTCATTTGGAAACAACAGGATACAGAGAGGAATCCGTCTCAGCACCACCCACGGAGTCATTACAG TTCGCTAGTTCTTCTGCAGTGACTAGCCGGAAGAGCTTAGCAAGCGCACGGACAGCAAGAATCCAGAAGGAAACAGATTTCCTCAa ATGTGCACACTGTTCTGTACCTCGCCCGTCCGACCCCTTGGCTCACTTCTGTCAGGAATGTGGATCTCCTATCCCACCTGTGCCAGTACGTCGCTTCCCAGCCCCTGAAGGAGCACAG ATGGCACCATGTCTGGAATGCAGATGTCTGGTGCCAATGAATACACCCACCTGCATTATATGTGAAGCACCGATagctccacagctgcagccccaAACCACCATCTGCCTAAAG GGCAAAGTAATTTGTCGGGCATGTGGCACTGGAAATCCTCTTCACCATAAACGCTGTGTGACCTGTGAAAGCAAACTGCCTGAAGCACAGACG ccCACGTTTAGAGGAGACACCCCCCAACCTTTCCCCAGCCAGCAAGGGAAGACAATTGCCTGCTCAAAATGCAGTCGTGTTAACCATTGTGATACCAGGTTCTGTGACTGGTGTGGAGCCAAG TTTGGCGCTCCTCCGTGCTACTTTACTTGCTTCAAGTGTGGTACAACCAACCAACCGTACGCTCGATTCTGTGGGTCCTGTGGTGTTTATATGGAGCCCCAGGCAAGG GCTAAAGGATTCCAAGCTGAAGCTGCCTGGCAGCCTCTTCCTATTTCCTTGTCCAAATCAAGAGTAGATCTAAATCAAAGAAAAGATAAAGGAACCCAAACCATTGGACTTTTTTACCCATCTAGCAAACTGTTGAAGAAGAAGGAACTTGAGATggttttacaaaaagaaaagctggaaaagatGAGTGATCATAAGCCTCTCCTAACAGCCATCAGTCCTGGAAGGG GTTACTGGAGAAAACAGCTGGATCATGTCTGCGCTCACCTTAGAAGCTATGCACAGAACAACCTTGAATTCAGAGCACTGATTGGAGAACCTCGAATGGGAAAG ATTACTTCTGCTACAGTTCATGAGGATGACTGTGAAGTCACTATTACATTAAATTACACTCTTGCTATTAACAAG GATACTCTTGCCAGTAAACCAGTGAAGTTCAGCAATCATTACCTGAGCACTGTAACAGAAGGCAGAGATGGACAGGATGGCAGTCAGGCTagttttg CAGGTGAAGAGGATCATAATCTTTCACATTCAAGaggcaaaataaagcaaacagagtcaagaaaacttacagaaaaagaagataaGCTCCCCGTATGTATCTTCCTGCAGTACAGGAGAACTTAG